Proteins encoded together in one Bacteroides ovatus window:
- a CDS encoding DUF6078 family protein, with translation MKTDFDYNSMPVSFAHCLNGHCLRADKCLRRQVTLRMPKQRAAVMVINPEHVTSDGVDCTYFIDEKPVLFARGMKHLLDRVPLADATVIKRQMIAYFGKTIYYRCCNKERLIKPKEQEYIQGLFRRRGVTETPQFDEYIEYYDLG, from the coding sequence ATGAAAACAGATTTCGATTACAATTCTATGCCCGTTAGCTTCGCTCATTGCTTGAATGGACATTGTTTGCGTGCGGACAAATGTTTGCGGCGACAAGTAACTCTCCGAATGCCGAAACAGCGGGCTGCTGTAATGGTTATTAATCCCGAACATGTCACTTCCGATGGTGTAGACTGCACTTACTTTATTGATGAAAAGCCGGTGTTGTTTGCACGGGGTATGAAACATTTGCTGGATCGGGTGCCGCTTGCTGATGCCACCGTTATCAAACGACAGATGATAGCCTACTTTGGCAAAACGATCTATTACCGTTGTTGCAACAAGGAGCGGCTGATTAAACCGAAGGAGCAGGAATACATACAGGGACTTTTCCGCAGGCGGGGAGTTACAGAAACGCCTCAATTTGACGAATATATAGAATACTATGATCTTGGGTAA
- the ubiE gene encoding bifunctional demethylmenaquinone methyltransferase/2-methoxy-6-polyprenyl-1,4-benzoquinol methylase UbiE — translation MDYPQQHIKPYDEEGKKTEQVERMFDNIAHAYDKLNHTLSLGIDRSWRKKAIAWLHPFQPQRMMDVATGTGDFAILACRKLQPAELIGTDISEGMMNVGREKVKKEGLSDKISFAREDCTSLSFADNDFDAITVAFGIRNFEDLDKGLSEMCRVLKPGGHLVILELTTPDRFPMKQLFSIYSKVVIPLLGKLLSKDNSAYHYLPDTIKVFPQGEVMKGVIARAGFSEVNFKRLTFGICTLYTATK, via the coding sequence ATGGATTACCCGCAACAACATATCAAGCCTTACGACGAAGAAGGAAAAAAGACCGAGCAAGTGGAACGTATGTTCGACAACATCGCACATGCCTACGACAAGCTGAACCATACCTTATCTTTAGGTATCGACCGCAGCTGGCGCAAAAAAGCTATTGCCTGGTTACACCCTTTTCAACCGCAGCGAATGATGGATGTAGCGACCGGTACAGGGGATTTTGCCATCCTCGCCTGCCGCAAACTGCAACCTGCCGAACTAATCGGCACGGACATCTCGGAAGGTATGATGAATGTGGGACGTGAAAAAGTAAAAAAGGAAGGACTGTCGGATAAAATATCTTTTGCCCGGGAGGACTGCACTTCACTCTCTTTTGCCGACAATGATTTTGACGCTATTACTGTAGCTTTCGGTATCCGCAATTTCGAAGATCTCGACAAAGGGCTCTCCGAGATGTGCCGCGTACTGAAACCGGGCGGTCATCTTGTAATTCTGGAACTTACCACTCCGGACCGCTTCCCGATGAAACAACTGTTTTCCATCTACTCTAAAGTCGTCATTCCATTATTGGGCAAGCTTCTCTCCAAAGACAACAGTGCCTACCACTATCTGCCGGACACGATCAAAGTATTTCCTCAAGGGGAAGTCATGAAAGGAGTCATCGCACGAGCCGGATTTAGCGAAGTCAACTTCAAACGGCTGACCTTTGGCATTTGCACTCTTTATACCGCGACAAAATAA
- a CDS encoding phosphoribosylaminoimidazolesuccinocarboxamide synthase has product MKALTKTDFNFPGQKSVYHGKVRDVYNINGEKLVMVATDRISAFDVVLPEGIPYKGQMLNQIAAKFLDATTDICPNWKMATPDPMVTVGVLCEGFPVEMIVRGYLCGSAWRTYKSGVREICGVKLPDGMRENQKFPEPIVTPTTKAEMGLHDEDISKEEILKQGLATPEEYEILEKYTLALFKRGTEIAAERGLILVDTKYEFGKHNGTIYLMDEIHTPDSSRYFYSEGYQERFEKGEPQKQLSKEFVREWLMENGFQGKDGQKVPEMTPAIVQSISDRYIELFENITGEKFVKEDTSNIAERIFKNVETFLNS; this is encoded by the coding sequence ATGAAAGCATTAACAAAAACAGATTTCAACTTTCCGGGACAGAAAAGCGTGTACCACGGAAAAGTGCGCGATGTGTACAACATCAACGGCGAAAAACTCGTCATGGTAGCAACCGACCGTATTTCGGCCTTTGACGTAGTACTTCCTGAAGGCATTCCTTACAAAGGACAAATGCTGAACCAGATTGCAGCTAAATTCCTCGATGCCACTACTGACATCTGTCCGAACTGGAAAATGGCTACTCCGGACCCAATGGTAACGGTAGGTGTATTGTGTGAAGGTTTTCCGGTAGAAATGATTGTACGCGGTTACCTGTGTGGTAGCGCATGGCGTACTTACAAAAGCGGTGTACGTGAAATTTGTGGCGTGAAGTTGCCGGACGGAATGCGCGAAAACCAGAAATTCCCGGAACCCATCGTAACTCCGACTACGAAAGCTGAAATGGGATTGCACGACGAAGACATCTCTAAGGAAGAAATCCTAAAACAAGGACTGGCTACTCCGGAAGAGTATGAAATTCTCGAAAAATATACATTAGCTCTCTTCAAACGCGGTACTGAAATCGCAGCAGAGCGCGGACTGATTCTCGTAGATACAAAATACGAATTCGGTAAGCACAACGGCACTATCTATCTGATGGACGAAATCCACACTCCGGATTCAAGCCGCTATTTCTACTCTGAAGGTTATCAGGAACGTTTCGAAAAAGGCGAACCGCAGAAACAACTTTCTAAAGAATTCGTTCGCGAATGGTTGATGGAAAACGGTTTCCAGGGCAAAGACGGTCAGAAAGTACCGGAAATGACTCCGGCTATCGTACAAAGCATCAGTGACCGCTACATCGAATTGTTCGAAAACATCACCGGTGAGAAATTCGTGAAAGAAGATACTAGCAATATCGCTGAACGTATATTCAAAAACGTCGAAACTTTTTTGAACAGCTGA
- a CDS encoding DUF5715 family protein — MTTYKLRILPLFLLVIGLTTLTSSCKKKDMSLKLNKPHNIRGVVSYKRSFPDLNDAHLEVAKKIGISPLADREEAEAMKEKLTHITDNEFYAVDSLTHSIPYLVPRASALLDTIGSNFLDSLAAKGLNPNQVIITSVLRTENDVKRLRRRNGNASANSAHCFGATFDVSWKRFKKVEDKDGRPMQDVSADTLKLVLSEVLRDLRQAEKCYIKYELKQGCFHITAR; from the coding sequence ATGACTACTTACAAGCTTCGCATATTACCGCTATTTTTACTTGTTATTGGGCTTACAACGCTTACTTCAAGCTGCAAAAAGAAAGACATGTCACTGAAATTGAACAAGCCGCACAATATTCGTGGCGTTGTCAGTTACAAACGTTCTTTCCCTGATTTGAACGATGCACATCTGGAAGTCGCTAAAAAGATAGGTATTAGCCCGCTGGCAGACCGAGAGGAAGCGGAAGCAATGAAAGAAAAGTTGACTCATATCACTGATAATGAATTTTATGCAGTGGATTCATTGACACATTCCATTCCCTACCTCGTTCCACGTGCCAGCGCATTGCTCGATACAATCGGCTCCAACTTTCTCGATTCATTGGCTGCCAAAGGGCTGAATCCCAATCAGGTAATCATCACCTCCGTACTACGTACTGAAAACGATGTGAAACGTCTCCGCCGTCGCAATGGAAATGCCTCCGCCAACTCGGCACATTGTTTCGGGGCTACTTTTGATGTTAGTTGGAAACGTTTTAAGAAAGTGGAAGATAAAGACGGTCGCCCTATGCAGGACGTGAGTGCCGACACACTGAAACTTGTTCTATCCGAAGTTTTAAGAGATCTACGACAAGCTGAAAAATGCTATATCAAATACGAACTGAAGCAAGGTTGTTTCCATATTACTGCCCGATGA
- a CDS encoding DMT family transporter: MWLLLAFLSATLLGFYDVFKKKSLKDNAVLPVLFLNTFFSSLIFLPFILISVYQPDLLGGTIFNVPVAGWEQHKYIIIKSFIVLSSWIFGYFGMKHLPITIVGPINATRPVMVLVGAMLVFGERLNLYQWIGVMLAIASFFMLSRSGKKEGIDFKHNKWIFFIVLAAITGAISGLYDKYLMKSLNPMLVQSWYNVYQVFIMCPILLLLWWPKRKSTTPFRWDWTIILISIFLSAADFVYFYALSYDDSMISIVSMVRRGSVVVSFTFGALFFREKNLKSKAIDLILVLIGMIFLYLGSKS, from the coding sequence ATGTGGTTATTATTAGCATTCCTCTCGGCTACTTTGCTGGGCTTTTATGATGTATTCAAGAAGAAATCGTTGAAAGATAATGCAGTACTTCCTGTTTTGTTTCTAAATACATTCTTTTCCAGTCTCATCTTTCTACCGTTTATCCTGATATCCGTTTATCAACCGGACTTGTTAGGAGGAACAATATTCAATGTTCCCGTTGCTGGTTGGGAACAGCATAAATATATTATCATCAAGTCGTTCATCGTATTGTCTTCGTGGATATTCGGATATTTCGGAATGAAACATTTGCCCATAACCATTGTAGGACCTATCAATGCCACCCGTCCGGTGATGGTGCTCGTGGGAGCTATGCTGGTATTCGGTGAACGATTGAATCTCTATCAATGGATTGGTGTGATGCTAGCCATTGCCTCTTTCTTTATGTTGAGCCGTTCGGGAAAGAAAGAAGGAATTGATTTTAAGCATAACAAATGGATCTTTTTTATTGTACTGGCTGCTATTACAGGTGCTATCAGTGGTTTGTATGATAAATATCTGATGAAGTCTCTGAATCCGATGTTGGTGCAATCCTGGTATAATGTTTATCAGGTGTTTATCATGTGTCCTATCCTGTTGTTGCTTTGGTGGCCTAAAAGAAAGTCCACTACTCCGTTCCGCTGGGATTGGACGATTATCCTGATCTCCATTTTCCTTTCTGCTGCCGATTTTGTTTACTTTTACGCATTAAGTTACGACGATTCGATGATTTCTATTGTTTCGATGGTTCGTCGGGGAAGTGTGGTTGTTTCTTTCACTTTCGGTGCGCTTTTCTTCCGTGAAAAGAATTTAAAAAGCAAAGCGATTGACCTTATACTGGTGTTAATCGGAATGATATTCTTATATTTGGGGTCTAAAAGTTAA
- a CDS encoding alpha/beta hydrolase produces the protein MRRKVVYSIIIIMLALTGCTIGGSFYMLNFSLTPNAKILSKDADSYPFMYRNYPFLRPWVDSLKQVDALKDTFIINPHGIQLHAYYVAAPQPTSKTAVIVHGHTDNAIRMFMIGYLYNRDLGYNILLPDLQHQGESEGPAIQMGWKDRWDVLQWMNIANEIFGDSTQMVVHGISMGGATTMMVSGEEQKPFVKCFVEDCGYTSVWDEFSHELKASFHLPPFPLMYTTSWLCEKKYGWNFKEASSLKQVAKSQLPMLFIHGDKDTYVPTWMVYSLYEAKPGPKELWIVPGAAHAVSYKENKQEYTDRVRAFVGRYIH, from the coding sequence ATGAGGAGAAAAGTTGTATATAGCATCATTATTATCATGCTGGCATTGACCGGCTGCACCATCGGAGGAAGTTTTTATATGTTAAACTTTTCATTGACTCCGAATGCCAAGATTTTGTCTAAAGATGCTGACTCTTATCCCTTCATGTATAGAAACTACCCTTTCCTACGTCCATGGGTGGACAGCCTGAAACAAGTGGATGCACTGAAAGATACATTCATCATCAATCCGCACGGAATACAACTTCATGCGTATTATGTTGCTGCTCCCCAACCCACCAGTAAGACAGCAGTCATTGTGCATGGACATACAGATAATGCTATCCGTATGTTTATGATTGGTTATCTGTATAATCGAGATTTAGGATATAACATATTACTTCCCGACCTGCAACATCAGGGAGAAAGTGAAGGCCCAGCCATCCAGATGGGATGGAAAGACCGTTGGGACGTATTGCAATGGATGAACATTGCCAATGAGATTTTCGGAGATAGTACACAAATGGTTGTACACGGCATTTCAATGGGAGGTGCGACAACCATGATGGTGTCCGGTGAGGAACAGAAACCATTTGTTAAATGCTTTGTGGAAGATTGCGGCTACACCAGTGTATGGGACGAATTCTCACATGAGCTTAAAGCTAGTTTCCACCTTCCCCCTTTTCCACTCATGTATACCACAAGCTGGCTTTGCGAGAAGAAATATGGATGGAATTTTAAAGAGGCTTCCTCACTGAAACAAGTAGCCAAATCACAGCTTCCGATGCTGTTTATTCACGGGGATAAAGACACGTATGTGCCTACCTGGATGGTATATTCGCTCTACGAAGCCAAACCGGGACCCAAAGAACTATGGATTGTTCCAGGAGCGGCTCATGCAGTTTCATACAAAGAGAATAAACAGGAATACACCGACCGAGTCCGTGCATTCGTCGGGCGATACATTCATTAA
- a CDS encoding shikimate dehydrogenase family protein, with product MEKYGLIGYPLRHSFSIGYFNEKFKSEGINAEYVNFEIPSINNFMEVIEENPNLCGLNVTIPYKEQVIPFLDELDRDTAKIGAVNVIKIIRQQKGKVKLVGYNSDIIGFTQSIQPLLQPHHQKALILGTGGASKAVYHGLKNLGIESIFVSRTHKADDMLTYEELTPEIMAEYTIIVNCTPVGMFPKVDFCPNIPYELLTPNHLLYDLLYNPNVTLFMKKGEAQGAVVKNGLEMLLLQAFAAWEIWHK from the coding sequence ATGGAAAAATATGGTTTAATCGGCTACCCTCTGCGACATTCTTTTTCTATCGGATACTTTAATGAGAAATTCAAATCCGAAGGTATCAATGCAGAGTATGTGAATTTTGAAATTCCCAGCATTAATAACTTCATGGAAGTTATCGAAGAGAATCCCAATTTATGCGGGCTTAATGTGACTATCCCCTACAAAGAACAAGTGATTCCTTTTTTGGATGAACTCGACCGTGATACCGCAAAGATAGGTGCTGTGAATGTCATTAAAATCATCCGCCAGCAGAAAGGAAAAGTCAAACTGGTTGGCTACAACTCCGACATCATCGGATTTACTCAATCCATTCAACCTTTATTGCAGCCTCATCACCAAAAAGCATTGATTCTGGGTACCGGCGGAGCTTCCAAAGCCGTCTACCACGGGCTGAAAAACCTGGGTATTGAAAGTATATTCGTATCACGCACCCACAAAGCCGATGATATGCTGACTTATGAGGAACTGACTCCCGAAATTATGGCAGAATATACAATCATCGTCAACTGTACTCCCGTAGGTATGTTTCCTAAGGTAGATTTCTGCCCTAATATTCCTTATGAGCTACTGACTCCAAACCATTTGCTCTACGATTTGTTATATAATCCGAATGTTACACTGTTCATGAAAAAAGGAGAAGCACAAGGGGCTGTTGTTAAAAACGGTCTGGAAATGCTGCTGCTCCAGGCATTTGCCGCATGGGAGATATGGCATAAATAA
- a CDS encoding LemA family protein, with amino-acid sequence MKKSIIIILAVVAILVIWAVSVYNGLVTMDENVTGKWANVETQYQRRADLIPNLVNTVKGYATHEKETLEGVVAARSQATQIKVDAADLTPEKLAQYQKAQGAVTSALGKLLAITENYPDLKANQNFLELQAQLEGTENRINVARKNFNDAAQAYNTNIRRFPKNIFAGMFGFDKKAYFEAEEGSEKAPKVEF; translated from the coding sequence ATGAAGAAGTCAATTATTATCATCTTAGCCGTTGTGGCTATCCTTGTCATATGGGCAGTAAGTGTATATAACGGTCTGGTTACTATGGACGAGAATGTTACCGGCAAATGGGCAAATGTAGAAACTCAATACCAACGTCGTGCCGACTTGATTCCTAATCTGGTAAACACAGTGAAAGGATATGCGACACATGAGAAGGAAACATTAGAGGGAGTTGTTGCCGCACGTAGCCAGGCAACTCAAATAAAAGTGGACGCTGCCGATCTGACACCGGAAAAGTTAGCGCAATATCAAAAGGCACAAGGTGCTGTAACATCAGCACTGGGCAAGTTATTAGCTATTACCGAGAATTATCCGGACTTAAAAGCTAATCAAAACTTCCTGGAATTACAGGCTCAACTGGAAGGAACTGAAAACCGTATCAATGTAGCGCGCAAAAATTTCAATGATGCTGCACAGGCTTATAACACCAATATCCGCCGTTTCCCCAAAAATATCTTTGCAGGAATGTTCGGCTTTGATAAGAAAGCATATTTTGAAGCAGAAGAAGGAAGTGAGAAGGCTCCGAAGGTAGAATTCTAA
- a CDS encoding TPM domain-containing protein: MKSILTFILATFLLFPLQAQEKVYTVDNLPKVHLQNKMQYVCNPAGILSQAACDSIDSMLYALEQQTGIETVVAVVPSIGEEDCFNFCHQLLNKWGVGKKDKNNGLVILLVTDQRCIQFYTGYGLEGVLPDAICKRIQTRYMIPYLKDGNWDAGMVTGLKATCQRLDGSMENDALSDSNSGGSFDFVLAILCFIAIGGGLAFFSARKQSRCPNCGKHQLQRSGSAVVSRINGVKTEDVTYTCRNCGHTIIRRQQSYDNDYHHRGGGGGGPFIGGFGGGSFGGGGGFGGGSFGGGMGGGGGAGSRF, translated from the coding sequence ATGAAATCAATATTGACTTTTATACTAGCTACTTTTCTTCTGTTCCCACTACAAGCTCAAGAGAAAGTATACACGGTGGACAACCTCCCAAAAGTTCACCTGCAAAACAAAATGCAATATGTTTGCAACCCGGCCGGCATACTTTCACAGGCAGCTTGTGACAGTATAGACTCCATGCTTTATGCCTTGGAACAACAAACAGGAATTGAAACGGTGGTTGCCGTAGTTCCATCAATCGGAGAAGAAGATTGTTTCAACTTCTGCCATCAGTTACTTAATAAATGGGGTGTAGGGAAGAAAGATAAAAATAACGGATTGGTTATTTTGTTGGTTACAGATCAACGTTGTATCCAGTTTTATACCGGTTATGGTTTGGAAGGAGTGCTCCCCGATGCGATCTGTAAAAGGATTCAAACCAGATATATGATTCCTTACCTGAAAGACGGAAATTGGGATGCCGGAATGGTGACCGGCCTAAAAGCGACTTGTCAGCGGCTTGACGGTTCTATGGAAAATGATGCTCTCTCCGATTCGAACAGCGGTGGTTCTTTTGATTTTGTTCTTGCCATTCTTTGTTTTATTGCTATTGGCGGAGGTCTTGCTTTCTTTTCGGCACGCAAACAAAGCCGTTGTCCGAATTGTGGTAAACATCAATTACAGAGAAGCGGAAGTGCTGTCGTATCCCGAATTAACGGGGTGAAAACCGAGGATGTTACCTATACATGTAGAAACTGCGGACATACCATCATACGTCGCCAACAAAGTTATGATAATGATTACCACCACCGGGGAGGTGGCGGAGGTGGTCCATTTATTGGAGGCTTCGGCGGAGGTAGTTTCGGAGGCGGAGGCGGTTTCGGTGGAGGCAGCTTTGGCGGAGGAATGGGCGGTGGCGGCGGTGCCGGTTCTCGTTTCTAA
- a CDS encoding flotillin family protein, with the protein MTQEMLIMAAILVAVILLTFIGILSRYRKCKSDEVLVVYGKTGGDKKSAKLYHGGAAFVWPIIQGYEFLSMKPMQIECKLTGALSAQNIRVDVPTTITVAISTDPEVMQNAAERMLGLTMDDKQNLITDVVYGQMRMVIADMTIEELNSDRDKFLAKVKDNIDTELRKFGLYLMNINISDIRDAANYIVNLGKEAESKALNEAQANIEEQEKLGAIKIANQIKERETKVAETRKDQDIAIAETKKLQEISVANADKDRISQVAIANAEKESQVAKAEAEKNIRIEQANTEKESRVAELNSDMEIKQAEAAKKAAIGRNDAQKEVALSNAELAVTQANADKQAGEATAKSEAAVQTAREIAQKEVEEAKARKVESSLKAEKIVPAEIARQEAILQANAIAEKITREAEARAKATLAQAEAEAKAIQLKLEAEAEGKKKSLLAEAEGFEAMVRAAESNPAIAIQYKMVDQWKEIAGEQVKAFEHMNLGNITVFDGGNGGTSNFLNTLVKTVAPSLGVLDKLPIGETVKGIINPESKTEEKPATKADEKKDKK; encoded by the coding sequence ATGACACAAGAAATGTTGATAATGGCTGCTATATTAGTGGCAGTCATTTTGCTTACCTTCATTGGTATCCTTTCCCGTTACCGCAAATGTAAGAGTGACGAGGTACTCGTCGTATATGGTAAAACGGGAGGAGATAAAAAGTCGGCAAAACTATACCACGGTGGTGCAGCCTTCGTATGGCCTATTATTCAAGGCTACGAATTCCTGTCCATGAAACCCATGCAGATCGAATGTAAACTGACCGGTGCGCTATCCGCTCAGAATATTCGTGTAGATGTGCCGACTACAATCACCGTAGCCATCAGCACAGATCCCGAAGTGATGCAGAATGCCGCAGAACGTATGCTGGGTCTGACGATGGATGACAAGCAGAACTTAATTACTGATGTTGTATATGGTCAGATGCGTATGGTGATCGCCGATATGACTATCGAAGAATTAAATTCTGACCGGGATAAGTTCCTGGCTAAAGTGAAAGATAATATTGATACTGAACTTCGCAAATTCGGTTTGTATCTGATGAACATCAACATCAGTGATATTCGCGACGCTGCCAACTACATTGTCAACTTAGGTAAGGAAGCTGAAAGTAAAGCACTGAACGAGGCACAGGCTAACATCGAAGAACAGGAAAAGCTGGGTGCTATCAAAATTGCCAATCAAATAAAGGAGCGTGAAACGAAAGTAGCAGAAACCCGCAAAGATCAGGATATTGCTATTGCAGAAACCAAAAAACTACAGGAAATCTCCGTTGCAAATGCAGATAAGGACAGAATCTCACAAGTAGCCATTGCCAATGCAGAAAAAGAATCACAAGTAGCAAAGGCTGAAGCCGAAAAGAATATCCGTATCGAGCAGGCAAATACAGAAAAAGAAAGCCGTGTTGCCGAACTAAACTCGGATATGGAAATCAAACAGGCGGAAGCTGCCAAGAAAGCTGCTATCGGACGAAATGACGCACAGAAAGAGGTAGCACTTTCCAATGCTGAACTAGCTGTAACACAAGCTAATGCCGATAAGCAAGCAGGTGAAGCTACCGCAAAATCGGAAGCTGCCGTACAAACTGCACGCGAAATTGCGCAAAAGGAAGTGGAAGAAGCTAAGGCACGGAAAGTGGAATCTTCATTGAAGGCTGAAAAGATTGTTCCTGCGGAAATCGCCAGACAGGAAGCTATCCTGCAAGCAAATGCCATCGCTGAAAAGATTACCCGCGAAGCGGAAGCACGCGCAAAGGCTACTTTAGCACAAGCCGAAGCGGAAGCAAAAGCTATCCAATTGAAACTGGAAGCAGAAGCGGAAGGTAAGAAGAAATCATTACTTGCGGAAGCAGAAGGTTTCGAAGCAATGGTAAGAGCAGCTGAATCGAATCCAGCTATCGCTATCCAATATAAGATGGTAGACCAGTGGAAGGAAATCGCCGGCGAACAGGTGAAGGCGTTCGAACACATGAACCTAGGAAATATCACTGTATTCGACGGAGGAAACGGTGGAACTAGCAATTTCCTGAACACATTAGTAAAGACAGTAGCTCCGAGCCTTGGCGTATTGGACAAGCTTCCTATCGGTGAAACAGTGAAGGGTATTATCAATCCGGAAAGCAAAACGGAGGAAAAGCCTGCAACAAAAGCTGACGAGAAAAAAGATAAGAAATAG
- a CDS encoding PhoH family protein, translating to MIEKLIVLEDIDPVIFYGVNNANIQLIKALYPKLRIVARGNVIKVLGDEEEMCAFEENITKLEKYCAEYNSLKEEVIIDIIKGNAPQAEQTGNVIVFSVTGKPIIPRSENQLKLVEGFAKNDMVFAIGPAGSGKTYTAIALAVRALKNKEIKKIILSRPAVEAGEKLGFLPGDMKDKIDPYLQPLYDALQDMIPAAKLKEYMELNIIQIAPLAFMRGRTLNDAVVILDEAQNTTTQQIKMFLTRMGMNTKMIVTGDMTQIDLPASQTSGLVQALRILKGVKGISFVELNKKDIVRHKLVERIVDAYEKFDKEAKAEREKRKNEQLVINGERPVKLAKD from the coding sequence ATGATAGAGAAGCTGATTGTTCTTGAGGACATTGATCCGGTTATTTTTTACGGCGTAAACAACGCCAACATACAGTTAATTAAAGCTTTATATCCAAAGCTACGCATAGTTGCCCGAGGCAATGTCATCAAAGTGCTGGGCGACGAGGAAGAAATGTGTGCCTTCGAAGAAAATATCACCAAACTTGAAAAGTACTGCGCCGAATATAATTCACTGAAAGAAGAAGTTATCATTGACATTATAAAAGGAAATGCGCCGCAAGCAGAACAGACAGGAAACGTGATTGTGTTCAGTGTCACAGGAAAACCTATCATCCCCCGAAGTGAAAACCAGTTGAAACTGGTAGAAGGATTCGCCAAGAATGATATGGTATTTGCCATCGGTCCGGCAGGTTCGGGAAAGACATACACCGCTATCGCCCTCGCCGTACGTGCATTGAAGAATAAAGAAATCAAAAAAATCATCCTTAGCCGCCCCGCCGTAGAAGCCGGAGAAAAGCTCGGTTTCCTGCCCGGCGACATGAAAGATAAGATCGACCCATACCTGCAACCTTTATACGATGCCCTGCAAGATATGATACCTGCTGCCAAGTTAAAGGAATACATGGAATTGAACATTATCCAGATTGCCCCGTTAGCCTTTATGCGCGGACGCACGCTGAATGATGCGGTCGTCATTTTGGACGAAGCCCAGAATACTACCACACAGCAAATCAAAATGTTCCTCACCCGTATGGGTATGAACACCAAAATGATTGTGACGGGAGACATGACACAGATTGACCTCCCCGCTTCACAAACATCGGGATTGGTGCAAGCTCTCCGCATCTTAAAGGGAGTGAAAGGTATCAGTTTTGTTGAACTGAATAAAAAAGATATCGTACGCCATAAACTGGTGGAACGTATCGTGGATGCTTACGAAAAATTCGACAAAGAAGCGAAAGCCGAACGGGAGAAACGGAAAAACGAACAACTGGTTATCAACGGCGAACGTCCGGTGAAACTGGCCAAAGACTAA
- the truA gene encoding tRNA pseudouridine(38-40) synthase TruA — protein sequence MQRYFIYLAYDGTNYHGWQIQPNGISVQECLMKALSTFLRREIEVIGAGRTDAGVHASLMVAHFDSDELLDTTSVTDKLNRLLPPDISVYRVCRVRPDTHARFDATARTYKYYVTTSKYPFNRQYRWRLYNQLNYERMNEAARILFEYNDFTSFSKLHTDVKTNICHITHAEWTQEEDATWVFTIRADRFLRNMVRAIVGTLIEVGRGKLTVEGFRRIIEQQDRCKAGTSAPGQALFLVNVEYPESIFECDDQQSSITGEPSVADNL from the coding sequence GTGCAAAGGTATTTTATTTATTTGGCTTACGACGGAACCAACTATCACGGTTGGCAGATTCAACCGAATGGGATTAGTGTGCAGGAATGTCTGATGAAGGCATTGTCTACCTTTCTGCGTCGCGAAATTGAAGTAATAGGAGCAGGCCGGACGGATGCGGGAGTGCATGCCTCTCTGATGGTTGCTCATTTTGATTCCGATGAACTGTTGGATACTACTTCTGTTACTGATAAATTGAATCGTCTGCTACCTCCCGATATTTCCGTTTATCGTGTTTGCCGGGTTCGGCCGGATACCCATGCCCGTTTTGATGCGACTGCGCGAACTTATAAATATTATGTGACGACATCGAAATATCCTTTTAACAGGCAATATCGCTGGCGTCTTTATAACCAGTTGAATTATGAACGCATGAACGAAGCAGCGCGTATCCTTTTCGAGTACAACGATTTTACGAGTTTCAGTAAACTTCATACGGATGTAAAGACCAATATTTGTCATATCACTCATGCAGAATGGACGCAGGAAGAAGATGCTACCTGGGTGTTTACCATTCGTGCCGACCGTTTCTTGCGGAATATGGTGCGAGCCATTGTAGGCACGCTCATTGAAGTGGGACGCGGGAAACTGACTGTTGAAGGTTTCCGGCGGATTATAGAACAGCAGGACCGTTGCAAAGCCGGGACATCTGCTCCGGGACAAGCCCTGTTTCTGGTCAACGTGGAATACCCGGAAAGTATATTTGAATGTGATGACCAGCAATCATCTATAACTGGCGAACCGTCTGTCGCTGATAACTTATAA